The genomic region AAATACCTACCGAGTTAAGAATCAGCCGAATCAAAAACGTTGCAAATTGTCTTTTCATTAGTCTTATTATATATAATTTATGCTTTATTGTCGATTGGTCGCCCAAACTTAAGACGAGCGTTTGATCAAATTCGCCTTTTTCGCGCCAACTTCCGCCTGCAATTCCGCATAATCTGCCTCAATAATTTTTTTCACACTGCCAAATTTCCTCAACAATTTAGCGCGTGTCTTTGGCCCAATCCCCGGAATTTCTTCCAGTTGGTTTTTCGTCTGATTTTGACGCTTCAGTGCTGTATGATAACTCACAGCAAATCGGTGTGACTCGTCACGAATCCGCTGAAAAAGCTTAACAATGTCCGTCGTTGCAATAGAACTTTTTGTAAAATTGCCCCGGCCGGAACCGTCATCAATAGCAGAGCCTCGTAGATTCTTTGAATGCGATCCGGCGTTGCGCTGAGCAGGATGCAAATTTACCACATACACATCATTATCTTCATAAATGGCGACATCCTGATGAATCGATTTTTGCAACTCTTCAATGCGCGTTACATCAATTTGCGAGCCAGTTTTATGAATAATAATTTCTTCCTCGCGTTTGGCAATGCTAATAATCGGCAATTTAATTCCGCGCTCGTCCCTTGCTTTAATCGCTGCCGAAAGTTGACCTTTTCCACCGTCAATCAACAACAGATCTGGATAGCCCCAACTTTTGATATTTCGCTCGCCAAGCCGCCTAAAAATCACCTCATACATATTTCCAGTATCGTCGTTTTTTTCGCTCACCTTAAATTTGCGGTATTCCGCACGATCGCTCGCACCATTCGTAAAAACTACCATACTCGCCACAACTTGGCGTCCGCTCATATGCGAAATATCATAACCCTCAATTCGCACTGGAATATTTTTCAAGCCAAGTAGTTTCGCTAAATCAGCCAGCGCCTTGTCTTTTGAAATATCCAAAAATTCTTTGTCGCCAAACATAACGCGTCGCTGAAGCTCTTGCATGGCGCGCAACTTATTCCTCAGACTTGCCGCCCGCTCAAAATCATGAAGCCCCGCAGCCGTTTTCATATCACGCTCTAGCTCCACGGCAATAGCTTTGCGATTTCCCTTAATATAACTTATCAATTTACGCAAACCAGCTTTATACACGTCCGAACCATCACTTATTTTCGGACTTAAACCCAAATCCTCATCCAACTTTGATTGACCGGGACGTCTTTGGTGAGTGAGATATGGAAAAATTCGCCTCAAATAGCGCAATGCCTTTTTCAGTGCAAAACCATTGTAAAACGGACCAAAATAATCCGCACCATCATCGGCAGGATTTCGCGTAAAACTGACCGTCGGCCAATCGCTTTTCATATCAATCCGAACGTACATCTGAGATTTGTCGTCGCGCAACAGAACGTTGTATCGCGGCATATACCGCTTGATCATCTCGCTTTCCAAAAACAGCGCGTCAACCTCACTCTCAGTTTCAATCCAATCAGTATCAAAAATCTCCGCCACCAGCGCCATAGTTTTATTATCTCGCCCGCGCGAATCTTGAAAATACTGACGTACGCGGTTTTTAAGAACCGCCGCCTTGCCAACATAAATTACCTCGCCGCTCGCCGACTTATGAAAATAAACGCCGGGCGTTCGCGGCAAAGTTTTTAGCTTGGCTTGCAATGCTTGATTCATTAAATATATTACAATCTAAACACGGCAATTATGCAAGTATTCTTCTAGTGATTAACTAATCTTCCAACCACTTTTTGAGAACTATCGCCTGATTATGCTCCGTATCTTTGGCGCCGTATAACAGCGTAACTGCAGATTGTTCGTTCCAATTATTCTTTGCTTCGGCAGCCGCAGGATTATTATCTAGCTCCTTCACATAACGGCGAGAAAATTCCGGGAATTTTTCTGGATCGTGATTAAACCATTTGCGTAATTCATCGGTCGGGGCAATTTCTTTGTTCCACTCGTCCAATGCAGCTCGTTCTTTGCTAATTCCGCGCGGCCACAATCGATCAACCAGCACACGATAACTATCGTCCGACGCGGTCGACTCATAAATCCGTTCAATTTTATACTTTGTCATAATTTCATATAACTACAAATCATTGATCAGATCAATAAAAGGCGAAAGCTAGCCATTCTTCAATATTTAATCGACGCTGCGTAAATATTCCTCCAAAAACTCACTCCAGTCAGACGCATTCTTCTCGCGGAAATAGGCGCGAAGAAAATCAACCATAATTTGATGACGATTTTCTGCTTCTATTCGTCCTGGCTCAGTCAACATCAAACCTTTCAATTTCAGCAGTTTCTCAAAGAAGTGATTGATAAATCCGTCAGTATCATGCGTATTGCCATCAGCGTTATATTCGTGCGCCGCCAGATTGACATTCGGCCAGACTTTAGGATCAAAAATCCGACCGCCGTGATGACAAGCATAAGCCAACGCCCGCTCAATGCCGACCGCACCAATAGCATCACACATATCAGCGTCAGACGCCAATTTCCCCGCCAACCGCTGCGGCTGCTTGCCGTTCAACCGTTTACTATAACCAATCGCCGCAATATTTTCCAGCACAACCTGACTTAAATCATCAGCTATCTCCGCCTGCGCCATAATATCTACTGCATTCGTCAATTTTTCCGCCTGCGTTTTACCGACTAATTTATAATCATCAACATCATGTAGCCAAGCCGTCAACAGAACTTCTTGCAGATTCACCGATTCGCTATATTCGTTAGCAAAACGCTCCGCTAGCAACGCCACTCGCTCGACATGATCATCAGCATGTCCCGAAGTGTCGCCGCCCAGTAACTGCCGAACTTTAGTCTTTACTATTTCAAGCTGGGCAATTTGTCGATCGTTCATACTCATATTATACATAAAAACAGAGCCGCCTACTGGTGCTTATTAATATACAAAGTGCAATATTCTTTAGGAAGATAATTCATATTAAGCCACCGGGCTTCCATTATTTCAAAGTTGCATTTTATGTCATAATCAGACGCGTGCGCCGCAAAAACTCGAACTGAAAATTTGGCATATGATTCATGAGAATTAGCTTTTCCGAGATATCGCAGATTATGTATCTTTAATCCAATTTCTTCCAAGACTTCTCTAACGGCAGCCTGCTCATAACTCTCATTATATTTCACCCCGCCTCCTGGCAAAGCCCATTCTTGACGACTAAAGCGGCTTCTAACTAATAAAATCTTACCATCATCACAATAAACAATTACCCGTACGCGGTCCTTCTTCGGTACAATCCTAAAAATTAGCGATACGACACACGCAATTCCACGAAAAATCGCCCGCCCAAATGAACTAAACATCTCGCCGGCGATTGATCCTTTGTGAGACATAATTAGCAGGAACTTTCTCCTTTGGCGACAGTTTATTCTGTGGTTACACCATCAAAATCTTCTTCGTTAGCCTCCGCTTCTTCGCGAGTCGCCCGAACGATTCCATCTTTATGGTGTGCTGGACTATAAATAGTATAAAGCTTAAGTGGCTCCTCGCCGGTATTTATCACATTATGCTCAGCTCCCGCCGGCACAATAATCGCACTACCGTCAGAAACAGCATATTCATTGCCATCAATCAAAACCTTACCTTTACCAGACTCAAATCGGAAAAATTGATCATTCTCCTCATGAACCTCCGAACCAATTTCCCCACCAACAGGCAAGCTCATCAATACCAATTGGCAATGCTTCGCAGTATATAGAACTTGACGAAAATTATTATTTGCCAATGTAAGCTCTTCGATATTTCCACTAAAACCCTTCATAAATCCCCCTTCTATTTTTTATTTCGCAGCTTTTTCCAAAGCGTCAATCAACGTCTGCTTTGGCTTCATGCCGATCATTTCAGCAACTTCCTCGCCGCCAACAAAAATCTTCATGTTTGGAATTCCCTGCACGCGGTATTCCATAGCTAATTGCGCATTTTCCTGACTTGCTTCAGTGTCAACTTTAACAATATCAAACTCTGTTTCTTCAGCAATTTGATGCAAAAGCGGAGCCATTGCACGACATGGCGGACACCACGGCGCCCAAAAATCAACTAGCACAGGACCGTCGCTTTTTAGCACCTTATCTTCGAATTCTTGCTTTGTTGTAATTTCATATAAAGCCATTATTTCCTCCTTTTCTGGCATTTTTTACAAACTCCCGTCACAACCAACGGGCCGTCAATATAACAATCGCTAATTTCATGCGCAATCTGTTTTCTCATCTCATCGGCAATTTTAACATCCATCAAGCCGTCGCAGTCACTACACACAAAATGATCGTGATCGTCCTTACGAATATCATATCGCAAGCAACCCTTTTTGGTCGATGGTGCCAAACCAATCGTCCCGTCGCCGTACAGGCGCTGAGTTATTCGATGCACCGTCGTGTCGCTGACTTCAGGATGAATGTTCCGCAATTCCTGAGCAATTTCCGCATTCGTCGCATGATGCTTACTCTTTAAAATCGCCATCACATCATTCGTGTATTTTGTTGATCGCCTAACAATTTGCGTCATGTTCCTATTGTAAAGTATTTACAATAAATAAACAAGGGCTTTGCTCCACAAATTGACTTATATCTATATATTCCATATAATAGTCAAAGTCTATGAACTCCCGACGGCGAGTTCCTCTAATATACGTTTTGAATAATTAAGAACGCTCAGTTTTCTGTGCAGTTTATAAATATTAATTTATCATCGAAAGGAATTGATTTGAAAAACAAACCGAACAGTAAAGAAATATTTCGTCTATTCTGGAAGACGTCAGCGCCGTACAAACACCGCCGAAACTTGGCAATATTTTTTGCAATGCTCACACTCGTGGTTACTATTTTTGTCGGCCCACTTATAATTGCTCAGCTTCTTAGTATTATCCAACACAATCAACTGCACGACGCAAA from Candidatus Nanosynbacter sp. HMT-352 harbors:
- a CDS encoding helix-hairpin-helix domain-containing protein; its protein translation is MNQALQAKLKTLPRTPGVYFHKSASGEVIYVGKAAVLKNRVRQYFQDSRGRDNKTMALVAEIFDTDWIETESEVDALFLESEMIKRYMPRYNVLLRDDKSQMYVRIDMKSDWPTVSFTRNPADDGADYFGPFYNGFALKKALRYLRRIFPYLTHQRRPGQSKLDEDLGLSPKISDGSDVYKAGLRKLISYIKGNRKAIAVELERDMKTAAGLHDFERAASLRNKLRAMQELQRRVMFGDKEFLDISKDKALADLAKLLGLKNIPVRIEGYDISHMSGRQVVASMVVFTNGASDRAEYRKFKVSEKNDDTGNMYEVIFRRLGERNIKSWGYPDLLLIDGGKGQLSAAIKARDERGIKLPIISIAKREEEIIIHKTGSQIDVTRIEELQKSIHQDVAIYEDNDVYVVNLHPAQRNAGSHSKNLRGSAIDDGSGRGNFTKSSIATTDIVKLFQRIRDESHRFAVSYHTALKRQNQTKNQLEEIPGIGPKTRAKLLRKFGSVKKIIEADYAELQAEVGAKKANLIKRSS
- a CDS encoding transcriptional repressor codes for the protein MTQIVRRSTKYTNDVMAILKSKHHATNAEIAQELRNIHPEVSDTTVHRITQRLYGDGTIGLAPSTKKGCLRYDIRKDDHDHFVCSDCDGLMDVKIADEMRKQIAHEISDCYIDGPLVVTGVCKKCQKRRK
- a CDS encoding HD domain-containing protein, producing MNDRQIAQLEIVKTKVRQLLGGDTSGHADDHVERVALLAERFANEYSESVNLQEVLLTAWLHDVDDYKLVGKTQAEKLTNAVDIMAQAEIADDLSQVVLENIAAIGYSKRLNGKQPQRLAGKLASDADMCDAIGAVGIERALAYACHHGGRIFDPKVWPNVNLAAHEYNADGNTHDTDGFINHFFEKLLKLKGLMLTEPGRIEAENRHQIMVDFLRAYFREKNASDWSEFLEEYLRSVD
- a CDS encoding thioredoxin family protein, producing MALYEITTKQEFEDKVLKSDGPVLVDFWAPWCPPCRAMAPLLHQIAEETEFDIVKVDTEASQENAQLAMEYRVQGIPNMKIFVGGEEVAEMIGMKPKQTLIDALEKAAK
- a CDS encoding DUF488 domain-containing protein, with translation MTKYKIERIYESTASDDSYRVLVDRLWPRGISKERAALDEWNKEIAPTDELRKWFNHDPEKFPEFSRRYVKELDNNPAAAEAKNNWNEQSAVTLLYGAKDTEHNQAIVLKKWLED
- a CDS encoding NUDIX hydrolase; protein product: MFSSFGRAIFRGIACVVSLIFRIVPKKDRVRVIVYCDDGKILLVRSRFSRQEWALPGGGVKYNESYEQAAVREVLEEIGLKIHNLRYLGKANSHESYAKFSVRVFAAHASDYDIKCNFEIMEARWLNMNYLPKEYCTLYINKHQ
- a CDS encoding cupin domain-containing protein, which produces MKGFSGNIEELTLANNNFRQVLYTAKHCQLVLMSLPVGGEIGSEVHEENDQFFRFESGKGKVLIDGNEYAVSDGSAIIVPAGAEHNVINTGEEPLKLYTIYSPAHHKDGIVRATREEAEANEEDFDGVTTE